One Thermococcus sp. genomic region harbors:
- the lrpA gene encoding HTH-type transcriptional regulator LrpA has translation MLDERDRIILEMLTKDARTPFTEIAKVLGISETAVRKRVKALEEAGVIRQYTIIVDPAKLGYNLVSITGVDTKPEKIFEVANRLKEFDFVRHVYLTSGDHMIMAEVWAKDGEDLSGIISDKIGKIDGVLKVCPAIILEKMK, from the coding sequence ATGTTAGATGAGAGGGATAGGATAATCCTGGAAATGCTCACAAAAGACGCTCGCACGCCCTTCACCGAGATAGCGAAGGTGCTGGGCATAAGTGAAACGGCCGTCAGGAAGAGGGTAAAGGCCCTAGAGGAGGCTGGAGTTATAAGGCAGTACACGATAATTGTCGATCCTGCAAAGCTCGGCTACAACCTCGTCAGCATAACCGGGGTTGACACGAAGCCAGAGAAGATATTCGAGGTCGCCAACAGGCTCAAGGAGTTCGACTTCGTGAGGCACGTTTACCTCACGAGCGGAGACCACATGATCATGGCAGAGGTATGGGCCAAGGACGGGGAGGATCTCTCAGGGATAATCTCCGACAAGATAGGCAAGATAGACGGCGTCCTCAAGGTCTGTCCTGCGATAATCCTCGAAAAGATGAAGTGA
- the rlmD gene encoding 23S rRNA (uracil(1939)-C(5))-methyltransferase RlmD, producing the protein MRGVIERLSDEGLGILKAGRKEILVPHTAPGDEVEILKTRRKKRKVIASEFKLIRPSNLRTEPLCPYFGLCGGCLLQHIPYEEQVRWKTEKLSRHLNQNVEVLPSPKIFGHRNRIDVVISTSGIGFRRYGTWWDAVDIATCPVFGETSSRVLKSLREFMEDFNLSRYDIRKNEGFLRYIVIREGKFTGELMVNLVTKEGKLPEEFPDYFPYATSVYWSVNKTESDVSYGDIERFWGQEFIREKLGDVVYLIHPNSFFQTNSYQAVNLVRKVSELVDGERVLDLYSGVGTFGVYLAKRGFKVEGVEINPFAVEMAKKNARLNNVEATFKVGRDRDIRNLSNYDTVIVDPPRAGLHPKLIQKILKDGPKTIVYVSCNPKTLARDVEKLAKDYRLEFALGLDMFPHTPHVEAITLLKRFEI; encoded by the coding sequence ATGAGGGGAGTTATAGAGAGGCTGAGCGACGAGGGGCTTGGGATTCTAAAGGCTGGAAGGAAGGAAATCCTTGTCCCCCACACGGCCCCTGGAGACGAGGTTGAAATCCTGAAGACGAGGAGGAAGAAGAGGAAAGTTATAGCCTCGGAGTTCAAGCTCATAAGGCCCTCCAATCTGAGAACCGAGCCTCTCTGTCCCTATTTTGGTCTTTGTGGGGGGTGTCTTTTACAGCACATCCCCTACGAGGAGCAGGTTCGGTGGAAGACCGAAAAGCTTTCCCGCCACCTAAACCAGAACGTTGAAGTTTTGCCTTCGCCTAAGATATTTGGTCATAGGAACAGGATAGATGTTGTCATTTCAACAAGTGGGATAGGCTTTCGACGATATGGAACGTGGTGGGATGCCGTTGACATAGCAACCTGCCCCGTTTTCGGCGAAACCAGCTCAAGGGTCCTGAAGTCGCTTAGGGAGTTCATGGAGGACTTTAATCTCTCTAGATACGACATAAGGAAAAACGAGGGTTTTCTAAGATACATCGTCATCAGGGAGGGCAAGTTCACGGGCGAGCTCATGGTAAACCTCGTGACGAAGGAGGGGAAACTCCCCGAGGAGTTCCCGGATTACTTTCCCTACGCGACCTCCGTCTACTGGAGCGTCAACAAAACTGAGAGCGACGTTTCCTACGGGGATATAGAGAGGTTCTGGGGGCAGGAGTTTATAAGGGAAAAACTTGGAGACGTTGTTTACCTGATACACCCGAACAGCTTCTTCCAGACCAACAGCTACCAAGCGGTGAACCTCGTGAGGAAAGTTTCAGAACTCGTTGACGGCGAGAGGGTTCTCGACCTGTACTCAGGGGTGGGAACCTTCGGGGTTTACCTAGCGAAGAGGGGCTTTAAAGTCGAGGGGGTGGAGATAAACCCCTTCGCCGTTGAGATGGCCAAGAAAAACGCCCGCCTGAACAACGTTGAGGCAACCTTCAAGGTTGGCAGGGACAGGGACATCAGGAACCTTTCGAACTACGATACGGTGATAGTCGACCCACCGCGTGCCGGCCTTCATCCAAAGCTGATACAGAAAATTTTAAAAGACGGCCCCAAGACCATCGTCTACGTCTCGTGCAACCCAAAGACCCTTGCCCGGGACGTCGAGAAACTCGCCAAGGACTACCGACTGGAGTTTGCGCTTGGTCTCGACATGTTCCCCCACACACCCCACGTCGAGGCCATAACACTCCTAAAAAGGTTTGAGATTTAA
- a CDS encoding ArsR family transcriptional regulator: MFGRRKDVVYKVLATKKRAVALHKLSAELETPTSTLLRTVKELESEGLVEVFYGREKAAIMVRAKTLEDFI, translated from the coding sequence ATGTTCGGGCGCCGTAAGGATGTTGTTTACAAGGTTCTGGCAACCAAGAAAAGGGCTGTTGCCCTTCACAAGCTCAGCGCCGAACTCGAAACCCCCACCTCAACGCTCCTGAGAACGGTTAAGGAGCTTGAGTCAGAGGGCCTCGTGGAAGTCTTCTACGGCCGGGAGAAGGCCGCGATAATGGTCAGGGCGAAGACCCTTGAGGATTTCATTTGA
- a CDS encoding MinD/ParA family protein produces MGGAGKTTVTANLGTYFSSLDISTLLIDGDVYLPKLAFQFGMEDRPVSLHDLLRNPERNVREALYHEPESGLDIVPGSSKIYDVLDVWQGDLKDIVSSLQADYRLTVIDSPVGIPFDTIPTFRLADYQLIVVELERSPIHSVKRMLENEVVKLKELGEAYGLSVGIVVNKVRESLNDSDVIVTYIEGEIGIPVVGIVPFDPRVPESVNYGRPLIEWRPDSPASKALIETGEILDEWIFGEVKKSRWEKFRDVFYSLIPRGTPKYL; encoded by the coding sequence CTGGGCGGGGCTGGAAAGACAACGGTTACGGCAAACCTTGGGACTTATTTTTCTTCTCTCGACATCTCAACGCTTCTGATAGATGGGGACGTTTACCTGCCCAAGCTGGCCTTCCAGTTCGGGATGGAGGACCGCCCAGTTAGCCTTCACGACCTCCTGAGAAATCCTGAAAGGAACGTTAGAGAGGCCCTCTACCACGAACCCGAGAGTGGGCTTGACATAGTCCCCGGGAGCTCCAAAATATACGACGTCCTCGATGTCTGGCAGGGAGACCTTAAGGATATTGTTTCAAGTCTTCAAGCTGATTACCGGCTGACGGTAATAGACTCGCCTGTTGGAATTCCCTTTGACACGATTCCAACCTTTCGACTGGCCGATTACCAGCTTATAGTCGTCGAGCTGGAGCGCTCGCCGATACACTCGGTTAAAAGGATGCTCGAAAACGAGGTCGTTAAACTGAAGGAACTCGGCGAGGCCTACGGGCTGAGCGTTGGCATTGTGGTGAACAAGGTGAGAGAATCTCTGAACGACTCAGATGTTATCGTAACGTACATAGAGGGTGAAATCGGCATCCCCGTGGTCGGCATTGTGCCCTTTGACCCGCGAGTCCCCGAGTCAGTCAACTACGGCAGGCCACTGATAGAGTGGCGTCCGGATTCACCTGCCTCCAAGGCCCTTATCGAGACGGGGGAGATACTCGACGAATGGATTTTTGGAGAAGTGAAAAAGTCACGGTGGGAGAAGTTCAGGGATGTCTTTTATTCCCTCATCCCCCGGGGAACCCCCAAGTATCTCTGA